A genome region from Hippopotamus amphibius kiboko isolate mHipAmp2 chromosome 1, mHipAmp2.hap2, whole genome shotgun sequence includes the following:
- the TSHB gene encoding thyrotropin subunit beta codes for MTTIFLVSMIFGLACGQAVSFCIPTEYMMHVEKKECAYCLTINTTICAGYCMTRDFNGKLFLPKYALSQDVCTYRDFMYKTVEIPGCPHHVTPYFSYPVAISCKCGKCNTDYSDCIHEAVKTNYCTKPQKSYVVGFSI; via the exons ATGACTACTATCTTCCTGGTGTCCATGATTTTTGGCCTTGCATGTGGGCAAGcagtgtctttttgcattccaaCTGAGTATATGATGCATGTTGAAAAGAAAGAGTGTGCTTACTGCCTAACCATCAACACCACCATCTGTGCTGGATATTGTATGACACGG GACTTCAATGGCAAGCTGTTTCTTCCCAAATATGCTCTGTCCCAGGATGTTTGTACATATAGAGACTTCATGTACAAGACTGTAGAAATACCAGGATGCCCACACCATGTTACTCCTTATTTCTCCTACCCTGTAGCTATAAGCTGTAAGTGTGGCAAATGTAATACTGACTATAGTGATTGTATACATGAGGCCGTCAAAACAAACTACTGTACCAAACCTCAGAAGTCATATGTGGTGGGATTTTCTATCTAA